In Nicotiana tabacum cultivar K326 chromosome 21, ASM71507v2, whole genome shotgun sequence, one DNA window encodes the following:
- the LOC107832486 gene encoding pre-mRNA-splicing factor ATP-dependent RNA helicase DEAH1-like: protein MACDLKTWVGEKLRSLGYNSTTTELDIAHIISASKRCSSPEDLANQFVDTGMLSSCDETRVSQFAQQIFARVERKNRTNVYVQQEREAALLAKKQKTYKLLEADEDDNNVKRRAVKRRTVEEEEEKAMIENLRKKSRQEYLKKREQKKVEEIKCDIEEEGHLFEADKLTESEQRELRYKKEIFDLVSKKQWSEEEADVYRIPEEYDNFEGGSVNQKKRFSVTTQRYRDELQIHPQQAWEQNQLQKATLRFGSKDRKPTDYQFVFEGQIDFLKAAVMDTDGVSVKVDKQQPTSESSVKKSKLNEDRKDLPIYPYKDALLQAVQDHQVLIIVGETGSGKTTQIPQYLHEAGYTKNGGKIGCTQPRRVAAMRVAARVSHEMRVKLGHQVGYSIRFEDCTSEKTVLKYMTDGMLLREFLREPDLASYSVIMVDEAHERTLSTDVLFGLVKDVARARPDLKLLISSATLDAEKFSDYFDCAPIFKIPGRRFPIDIHHTKAPIADYVDAAVVTALQIHATQPQGDGDILIFLTGQEEIETAESIIKHRIKGLGTKIAELITCPIYANLPAELQAKIFEPTPEGARKVVLATNIAETSLTIDGIKYVIDTGFCKIMCYNPRTGTESLLVAPISKASANQRAGRSGRTGPGKCFRLYTAHSYMNDLEDNTIPEIQRTNLANVVLLLKSLGIKDLLNFDFMDRPPTEALLKALELLFALGALDEDGKLTKVGEKMAEFPLDPMLSKMIVASDKYKCSAEIISIAAMLSVGNSVFYRPKDRQVQADNAWMNFHIGNVGDHIALLKVYNSWKEINFSTQWCYENYIQVRSMKIARDIRDQLEGLLERVGIELNSNVNDLEVVKKSIISGFFPHAARLQKSGSYRTVKHPQTGHIHPSSGLSQVLPRWVVYHELVLTTKEYMRQVTELKPEWLVEVAPHYYQLKDVEDSSSKKMPRGIGLASYK, encoded by the coding sequence ATGGCTTGTGATTTGAAGACGTGGGTTGGAGAGAAATTGAGGTCCCTAGGGTACAATTCAACGACGACAGAACTGGATATCGCTCATATTATTAGTGCATCTAAGAGATGTTCATCACCAGAGGATCTCGCAAATCAGTTTGTTGATACAGGAATGTTGTCATCCTGTGATGAAACTAGGGTAAGCCAGTTTGCTCAACAAATCTTTGCCAGGGTTGAGCGCAAAAATAGGACAAATGTGTATGTTCAACAAGAAAGAGAGGCCGCATTGTTGGCCAAGAAGCAGAAGACCTACAAGCTTTTGGAGGCCGATGAAGACGACAACAATGTTAAAAGACGGGCGGTTAAGAGACGTactgtagaagaagaagaagaaaaggctatgattgaaaatttgaggaaaaaatcTAGGCAAGAGTATTTGAAGAAACGGGAGCAGAAGAAGGTAGAGGAAATCAAATGTGATATCGAAGAAGAGGGACACTTATTTGAGGCGGACAAATTGACTGAATCAGAACAACGGGAATTAAGATACAAGAAGGAAATTTTTGACCTAGTTAGTAAGAAGCAGTggtcagaagaagaggcggaTGTGTATAGGATTCCTGAAGAGTATGATAATTTTGAAGGTGGTAGTGTTAATCAGAAAAAGAGATTTTCTGTAACTACGCAGCGTTACAGGGACGAACTGCAGATTCACCCACAACAAGCATGGGAGCAAAATCAGCTTCAGAAGGCAACACTTCGTTTTGGATCAAAAGACAGAAAGCCAACAGATTATCAATTTGTGTTTGAAGGCCAAATTGATTTCTTAAAGGCAGCTGTAATGGATACTGATGGTGTTAGTGTTAAAGTTGATAAGCAGCAGCCTACCAGTGAGTCGTCAGTAAAAAAATCTAAACTCAACGAGGATAGGAAGGACCTACCAATTTATCCCTATAAGGATGCTTTGCTCCAAGCTGTTCAGGATCATCAGGTTCTTATTATAGTTGGAGAAACAGGTTCTGGGAAGACAACTCAAATACCTCAATATCTGCACGAGGCGGGCTATACTAAGAACGGTGGGAAGATTGGTTGTACTCAACCTCGTCGAGTTGCTGCAATGAGGGTTGCTGCACGAGTTTCTCATGAGATGAGAGTTAAACTCGGGCACCAAGTTGGTTATTCCATCCGTTTTGAAGACTGTACTTCTGAAAAAACTGTTCTGAAGTACATGACTGATGGAATGTTGCTAAGGGAGTTTCTTAGAGAGCCTGATTTGGCGAGCTATAGTGTCATCATGGTGGACGAGGCTCACGAAAGAACTTTGTCAACTGATGTTCTATTTGGCCTGGTCAAGGATGTTGCTCGTGCTCGCCCTGATCTCAAATTGCTTATTTCTAGTGCCACCCTGGATGCAGAAAAGTTCAGCGATTATTTTGACTGCGCTCCGATTTTTAAAATACCTGGAAGGCGGTTTCCTATTGACATACACCATACAAAAGCACCAATAGCAGATTACGTGGATGCAGCAGTAGTTACTGCCCTTCAAATCCATGCAACTCAACCACAGGGTGATGGTGATATATTAATTTTTTTGACGGGGCAGGAGGAGATTGAAACAGCCGAGAGTATCATTAAGCACCGGATAAAGGGCTTGGGAACAAAAATAGCAGAGCTGATAACTTGCCCAATATATGCAAACTTACCAGCTGAACTACAAGCCAAGATATTTGAGCCCACTCCTGAAGGGGCTCGTAAGGTTGTCCTGGCTACAAATATAGCCGAGACATCTTTGACAATTGATGGGATTAAGTATGTTATTGATACAGGGTTTTGTAAGATCATGTGTTACAACCCTCGGACAGGAACCGAGTCATTGCTGGTCGCTCCCATCTCGAAGGCGTCTGCCAACCAACGTGCTGGTCGATCAGGACGAACAGGTCCTGGGAAGTGCTTCCGGTTATACACTGCACATAGCTACATGAACGATTTGGAAGATAACACAATTCCAGAAATACAAAGGACCAACCTTGCAAATGTCGTGCTCTTACTCAAGAGCCTTGGGATTAAAGACTTGCTGAACTTTGACTTCATGGATCGTCCACCAACTGAAGCTCTACTTAAAGCCCTGGAGCTGTTGTTTGCACTTGGTGCCCTTGATGAGGATGGTAAGTTAACCAAAGTGGGTGAAAAAATGGCTGAGTTTCCTCTGGATCCCATGCTGTCCAAGATGATTGTTGCCTCTGACAAGTACAAGTGCTCTGCTGAGATAATAAGTATTGCTGCAATGCTTTCTGTGGGGAATTCAGTCTTCTATCGTCCAAAGGATAGACAAGTCCAAGCTGACAATGCATGGATGAACTTTCACATAGGCAATGTGGGAGATCATATTGCTCTGCTTAAGGTTTACAATTCTTGGAAAGAAATAAACTTTTCAACTCAATGGTGCTACGAGAATTATATCCAAGTCAGAAGCATGAAAATAGCTAGAGATATCCGAGATCAGTTAGAAGGCCTGCTGGAAAGGGTTGGAATTGAGTTGAATTCAAATGTTAATGACTTGGAAGTTGTTAAGAAATCTATAATATCAGGGTTCTTTCCTCACGCAGCAAGACTACAGAAGAGTGGATCCTATCGAACTGTTAAGCATCCCCAGACAGGTCATATTCACCCCAGCTCAGGTTTATCACAGGTGCTTCCTAGATGGGTTGTCTACCATGAGCTGGTCCTGACAACTAAGGAGTACATGCGGCAGGTTACTGAATTGAAACCAGAATGGCTAGTAGAGGTAGCTCCTCACTACTATCAGTTGAAAGACGTTGAAGATTCTAGCTCAAAGAAAATGCCTCGTGGAATTGGCCTTGCATCTTATAAATAG